The Benincasa hispida cultivar B227 chromosome 11, ASM972705v1, whole genome shotgun sequence genome has a segment encoding these proteins:
- the LOC120091358 gene encoding cinnamoyl-CoA reductase 1-like yields MPIDTSAVSGQTVCVTGAGGYIASWLVKLLLEKGYTVRGTVRNPDDQKNAHLKNLEGAKERLSLYSADLLDLDSLKTAIMGCHGVFHTASPVTDDPEKVEQAIIGTKNVMTAAAEANVRRVVFTSSIGTVYMNPNRSPDTVVDESCWSDLEFCKNTKNWYCYAKTKAEQAAWEVAKERGVDLVAVSYTHLDVYKRQILQEGVNASVVHIMKYLTGSAKTYVNAVQGYVDVKDVAKAHVLVYETPSASGRYICVESMLHRGDLVDILANFFPQYPLPTKCSDEVNPKKKPYKYTVEKLKSLGMEFTPIKQCIYETVKSLQQKGHLPLPSQLQH; encoded by the exons ATGCCGATTGATACCTCTGCAGTTTCTGGCCAAACTGTGTGTGTCACAGGCGCCGGAGGCTACATTGCTTCATGGCTTGTAAAGCTTCTTCTTGAGAAGGGCTACACTGTTAGAGGAACTGTTAGAAACCCAGATGATCAAAAGAATGCTCATTTGAAGAACTTGGAAGGCGCTAAAGAAAGGTTGTCTTTGTATAGTGCCGATCTTCTAGATTTAGACAGCCTCAAAACAGCCATTATGGGTTGTCATGGTGTTTTCCACACTGCGTCTCCGGTGACCGATGATCCT GAAAAGGTAGAGCAAGCCATAATCGGAACAAAGAACGTCATGACCGCGGCCGCTGAAGCAAACGTTCGACGAGTGGTGTTCACGTCATCGATCGGCACCGTCTATATGAACCCTAACCGAAGCCCGGACACAGTGGTGGATGAGTCTTGTTGGAGTGACCTTGAGTTTTGCAAGAACACCAAG AATTGGTATTGCTATGCAAAGACAAAGGCAGAACAAGCAGCATGGGAAGTGGCAAAAGAAAGGGGAGTGGATCTtgtagctgtctcttatacacatctagatgtgtataagagacagatattgcAAGAAGGAGTGAATGCAAGTGTGGTTCATATAATGAAGTATTTGACTGGATCAGCAAAGACATATGTAAATGCAGTTCAAGGTTATGTTGATGTTAAGGATGTTGCAAAAGCTCATGTTTTGGTCTATGAAACTCCATCAGCATCAGGAAGATATATTTGTGTTGAGAGTATGCTTCATCGTGGAGATTTGGTTGATATTCTTGCCAACTTCTTCCCTCAATATCCTCTTCCTACCAA GTGTTCTGATGAGGTAAATCCCAAAAAGAAACCTTACAAATACACAGTGGAGAAGCTAAAGTCATTGGGAATGGAGTTCACACCAATTAAACAATGCATATATGAAACTGTAAAGAGCCTACAACAGAAGGGTCATCTTCCTCTTCCCTCCCAACTTCAACATTAA